The Neodiprion lecontei isolate iyNeoLeco1 chromosome 2, iyNeoLeco1.1, whole genome shotgun sequence genome segment CCGTTTTCCAGGGTCCCTCAGGACATCATACACTGCGACTAGCTGTGAGttagaagaatgaaaataacagCAATTATTATGGTCAACACAGAGCAGAGTTTAAATACAATAAACGGTGCACGACTTTCGAAGAACAATAATATCTAAGAATCAGTTAACATCTTCAGAAATACTTACATGCCTAAATTTTTCGTCAGCATCTGGAGCGCTGTTTTTGTCTGGATGCAGCTGAAGTGATAACCGCCTAAAAGCTTTCTTAATATCTGTAGAATTGGCATCCTTGAAACGAATATGATGATTAGTAATGACACGAAACTAAAGGAAAACCATGTtggagagtaaaaaaaattggtgaatCATTTGAAAACACCGATTTGTGTAGGGAAAATTTGATACACTTCTTAGATGTGATGCAAACCACAGATTGGTATTAGAttcaataaatgaaaattataatgattATTAACGGGATGTTCTAGTTACCTGGGGAACACCTAAGAGAGCATAGAAGTTCTGATTAACTTCTTCGACGACGTCGAAAACTTCCAGTTCATCGTTGTCCCATGCTAATGAGAATCTGCATATGTCCAAAAATTGCAAGACACCGAAAATCACTAGCGACACcctcatttttaaattttaaatatgtaCATAACACATGTAGATTACTATCAAATCATTTACTACTCTTTTTGCCGGGCTATTTCGGAAACTGCAAcattttctgaataaaacgAGGAAAATTTTGGTATAGGTTAACAATGCATATGCCACATCCCTGTCTGCTGCTAATGCTGCCACTGACTAGTGCTGACTATTCATTGGCGTGAGTTGAAAGTCGGAACCAAAGAGGATGGAGTTTTTGCGGTTGACGTGCTACAACACCCAAACACCTGATTACAGGCAACCCATCGTGCACTAAACGCTTGATGTTGAAACTTCTCTGGAGCGCCTTGGGTTGGTCAATGATGTAGCTTTCGGTTTTCCACAAAATCATATAAGTTGGAAGAGTATTACAATCAGCTTTAAATTACTTctaagaaaaattatgaaaggTGAATCCACGAACGATTATAGTTACGTGCTAAATTACTTCTTCTGTATTCAGAATCAATAACATCGGTTCAGATCATACAtttaaaagttacagctaaaactTATTGGTCTTTTAATTTTGCAAGATAATTTTGAGACTGAAAAAACTCGGCTAAATTTGAGTATTTTATAAGCTGGTCTTAATTTATATCAGCTATACAATATAGCCAGAGATGCTGTAGAGCTATAAAAACCGGCCAAGAATAAAATGAGCAAATCGGAATCACAGCATTTCGATCGTGCTGCTACGTCGAATCGGTCTTGCGATTTTCCGTTTGCGAATATAGGTTTGtcacgaattatttttatgaacgaacataatttttcattgacaACGAAACACAACAATATTTATGGAATTGCAAAAAACAATTGTACAAAAATACTGGCAATTTCCGCTTCATAAATCAAAGTTTCATTCCAAGGTATACTCGGTTATTCTAAAGGTTTCTAGCCTTACAGTCACATGAATTGGCTGTATGTACTTGATATTCGAATTTAAAGAAATCTTATTTAAATTGACAAGATTTATAGTGTACACTTAAAATTAGACCAGCGCGTTCATCCAAATGCCACATAATAGGCATGCATTACGTGTATGCGAATAGCGCAGAATCCTGTTGTGACTCTTCGACAGTGTTCTATATCGTTCAAACATCCCTCAAAATTATATCGAACCTTAGAGAGGAATTACATAATTTGATTTTCTGATAcaactttttcttttgaataaaagtggaaataaaattagatATCTCAATTATattcgaatataaataattgcaTCCCTCCTTAAAAAATCGCGCCTTTCCGTTAAAGCAACGCGTGTCTGTCAGAGCTTGGATGAAGCCGATCAATACGAGGCCTGCCGCGCTCATCTGTGCTGGAAAATGTGCTGATAGTCAGTAAATTCCTCCCTACTTGTAGtcgtaagaattttttaaatatttagctGAGTGTAACATTACGTGGTTGTGACTGATTGGAGTGCGcctaaaagtaattttttcaataaaatatttttgtacgtGTAGTATGGTTACTATTTGACACAATACCTAAGAACAGTGAAGATCAGGAACATCGAACGAAATTATGTAAGAACATGGTACGATCGAAAgtgctacattttttttcaacaatcaattttaaagACAGTCACGATTTAAGGTTTAACATCATTTTTGATACAcggaatttttaaataacccACACATATCTGGttcttttgaagaaaattatagTGAATCATTTACACTTCTAAAATGAACTTTTATTTGCAActgatattaaataatttcatttgtttgttcGAGATAAATATAACGCgcgttaataaataaaattaaataatgaatgTATACACTCGTGATTACTTAATACTGCAAATAGTATAATTTTTGCTTGTCGTTATAATGTGAGTGCTCAAAGACTGTTTTCTTCGTAAACGTAGTTAACACAATTTTCGCGAGAGCGTTATTTTCGCAATAAGTGATGTATTACGCAATTCCTCGCGTATTTCCAAACTCCTAATCATGAACATTTAAAGGAAACgggaattattttattatgtatCATAAATTACTAACAATTGTTGAGCGATTTATGTACGACTATTCCGTCATCCATGGGAAATATACCAGTACAACCTGAAAATCACACAACGATTTACACTAAACTTGAGTCTAATAAGTGCAATAACAAAACTTGCTTGTAACTAATATAGTGAATTTAGAAACATTTCCTTTTCAATACCTGTGCCCGAAAAGGGGGCCAACTGCTGAAAGGGATGTTCACAATTCTGATTTCGACCTATTGGTACTTATGGTATGTGTGATGTGATTAGCAactggtatatgtataattgtgATTCACCGTAACGACTATGTCTACTGTTtctttgatattattattccttGTAGTCAGAAACATGAACTATTTTTATCCTTCAAACTTCCCTTAAATTCCTTTCGATCACCccttatacattatatattctCTATAGGGCGGCTGTATTAGCAGGACTTGCAATAACAGCTGTGTGCGCTTGTTGGTTCTGGAAACATTATGCAACTGGCTCAATTGAAGATGGGTCTTCATCAGACAGAACGTCAGCAGCTTCCTGTTACTTACCTCCGCATTACAGCCGATGCAGTTCGTTTTTTCAAGCTCTACCACCTCCTTACAATGAGGTAAATATCCCCTATTCACAAACCTTAATAGTAGCAAAAATCTGTCTGATACATTGAATAATGCCACCTAGGTGACATCAAAGCCGGACCTGTATCCGTTGGTGATTGGCTATGACGAAGGCATAGGCAAAAGTACTTCCGGCTTGGTGATGCGCTACTTTCGATCTTTGTCTCACGCGAGTACGTTGGATTCTCTGAGCTCAAGTTTTATGTGCAATGTGGTTAACGAGGCTAACACTATTATCCCACCACCATACTCCTGTAATAATAGCATAGATGAATTGTCAACCGTTGAATGCAGCCGAGGTCCAAACTTGAATGGCGGATCTATCATTTCATTAGCAAACCACAGGACAACTTCTGATATCTCTAGTCTGGCAGCTCAATCCCCTTGCTCACCTCCCAGAGCGACTACTCCCACTATAGAGGTAGGGTTCATTTAGTATGGTTGATTGATATAACAATAACCCATTTCCGATTTTTTGTCTCAACTTTTGATTATAGGTGAGGGAATTATTGGATAAGATCCACCAGCTCCCTGCACAGTTTCCACACGAGCCAAACGTCAACGTTCTAACGACGCAAAATCGACCACAAATGCTTGATAGTTTGAGTTCGTTCGGGGCCTTGACACGGCCTCTAAGTCCTGGAGAATTAGTGGCATTTAGGCCCAGAAGAGCTCGAGGGAAGATGTATATGCCTCTTGGCCTACCGAGTTCAAGAAGTAAGTCAAAAAGGTGGCTTTCTCGATCAGCGCCCACAACACCATGCGGGACCGCACCTCCGCCGCTATTACCTGGGCAGAATAGGAGACCATCCCAAGTCGAGAATAAGAGTATAGACTATCAGGGCGTTCCCTTGCTTTCTGAACAGGATGAAGAACCACAGCAAGTTTGACAGGATGAGAATTTGGTGCCTGAGAATAAGTAAAATAACGTTTTTATGAAACAAAATCTTGATAAAACAGGTTCTCATTGAACAATAAGAGCTTTCGATCCCTGATTGAAAAGTGGGTATATGTGACACATTTTAGTACACTAATAAGTAAGtttcaaattatacattaCATTCCGCAGCAGCAAAAGTATACCAATATGTATGCATTATCTCTTCAAATAAATCTTCAAAGCTTCAAATGTTAATGCTCAAGATAGCTTTGAATATTATAGAACCTGCTGCGTTAACTTTCATAAACCTTCTATAGGTAGATATACAAACAAGGGAAATAATTTAAGCAATCTTCTCAACTAGATCAATTCTAATAgatgtatatttataacaaaacTATTTCATGTTGTAAAACATTAAGTTTTCAGATTACCGGAAAGCTGTTCGCAGTTATATTACTTGAATAATTACACCTTGTGATAGAATATTATTACGAAAAAAGACGTAAAATGAAACTTCACACACCGATAGATCACGTGATATAAAGATTTGAGAGATTTATTAATACACACAATTTACCTAAGCAACGATTACAGAAACCTTTTACCTGACCTATATCTCATAGGTAGGTACATGCAATAATATATTCAAACATTACGTACATGATTACTCATTGTTAAACAGGATGGGTGAAATAATcgataaataatgatattgcAAAGTACTACATGCTGAACTAATTTAGAGAAATAATACGTCCATTCTGGCCTTCCATTGTAGGGAATTAATATTCATACAAGAGacaaaagagaaataaaactaACAATTCCAAGACAATATGcagaaaatttatacaagaAGGATAGTAGTACACGAACATTGCATGTATAGGATGTGCCTACAACGTAATCCTTACATAATAGAATAATGTCAGCTGAAATTTCAGGCCTGACAATAACGCCCTGCGTGTTGAATTGAAAGTGTCCCGATATTTGTTGAGTAAAGCGATTACGTGATTTACAGCCAGTTCTGAACTCATTATTATGCAACAGTAAATCTTCAACCAAATTAATCTGAAATATACCTAGgaaagctaaaaaaaaatatttaaagaaatatTAACGAGGCCTGACAATGtcatataaaaattgtaagtaATTTATGTATGCACTGTGTAgttacatgtatttttttatggagtctaatgtgaataaaaatgagcTGTTGTGGCAGGAGAAAATCACTTATTGTATGCGTGCTTTCCTCGCCAGTGTTACTATCATTCTGTCTAATACTAATACTCTAAAAACTATTGTTAACCCTGATGGTTTACAACCCATATTCACTGATAGATGTGTACCATAATTTCTAAAAGTCAATGGTATAATTCCGAAGCACAGATGTGTAGGCTGATAAAAAATCgtgcatacatatatgcatacactGTAGCAGTGTGATATTAATTAAAGGTCGTCCATTCCATTTCCCCATATACGGGATGATGAAATTCACAGTACAGTTCAACTCATTCTCACAGCAAAGAGTTAATTTTCAAGTAGTTTGGAGGTACACGTTTTTGGGACGAATGTGGTGCTCAGGAGTAGTAATCATTCCAATTGGGTATTGATAACACGAAATAGCTTGTGTCTTTACACCTTACGTAATTGCAATATCCGTCTAGGCGCACGCGTGCGCACTCGCctacaaataatttaattaaagtataggtacccgagagaagaatgtatatatagatcataaataataatagatcagatgtaataatgatgcagtGACAAAGAAGTATGTACCGGAaacaaactagattatctacaataatacggctatgatatgaaaaccgaagaattattcatttcgaaatgggattctattcgacacgtgCTCGAtctattccataacattaatattcataattattccaacaacttttcatttgctctctcgatcttgaattttcgtaggcatggaatcgaaacgctgttttagctagtcgcaagtgaagtatctacgttgggtagagaggcagaattgtttttcgaaaggtgttcaaatggaaaaaaattcgaagtaactgtaatacatcacggatgcgctaagtTTGATTGAGATGGAAtgggatgctccgtatatgagacagtatttaacgcaatgtcgtgatttaaagacctaaaagggtgattgtcggcgatttttttttttttttatggggAGAGATgcaacgaagcttcttaaaacttcgaaTGTATTtcaacacacatttgaaaggtaggACCAAAGATTTTTATCATctaactgtcgcagaacggcagcgttattagctgacccgaaatgaagaatatatctttagtcaacggctgaccatcgaagagTCTAGTCGCTTGAGTCTGGATTCGGCAGaaaagataaagtgcgtagGTATGTCTTGACTGAAAAACTAAactcattatacatcatatcatatcatcatacatcatcatacatcatacatagtattaaagttcgaaaccaaagtttcgATGTGCGGATCTTCGAATGTTCAataagtgacgtcacccaaaattttttttctcctgacgtcatcgatctatgtACACGAAAATCAGCtcgccgaattcctcagtctgggaacaaccgcgcagtagagaaGACgaatgagaatcgcgctctgcagatttcgagtaccgagTTCTCTACTTCCGTGGGTCCCGCACTCCGGGTCCGCTTCATGGTccaactcgagttccaggacaagcgctccgtggtttctaTGCTCCAGGttcgctacctggtgaaactcgacttccaggtcaagcgctccgtagtttctatgctccaggtccgctacctggtgaaactcgacttccaggacaagcgctccgtagttctggctatcctggtccttgacctggtgacttttgaccttcaggactacttttccgtagttctggctgtccaggtcctccaCCTGGTGGATTTTGACATCCAGGAAAAGCGCTCCGTGGTCCAGGTTCTTGAACTGGTGACTTTTACCCAGCGCTGCGTAGTTTCTTCACTCCAGGTTCGGTTCCTGTTGAAACTAGACTTCTAGggcaagcgctccgtagtttctgcggtCCAGGTCCACCACCCGGCGACACTCGACTTCAagaagaggacgaggaggacgaggcgATGGAGGAAGACATGGAGATCAaagaggacgaggtggacgaggaggattTTTCGCGCGAGCCCAAATTTAATAGCTATCAATCtgctaatgaaatttttataattttttataattttctcatattcTCCTTGGTCAAAtctgtcgataaaaaaattatactgatccttacacaatatttttgatgtgttctaatacttaaaatatttatcagtATTCAAGGtgtaacccgaggtggttggcgtTGGTCgtcggaggtggttggcggtggttgaaggtgATCGAGGTGGACGGGGATTTTGAGGATTTGTGCACTGTGAGTATAacatttgtataatatttaaggGGAGAAATCCCTTTAGAATtgtcaaaaaatcgattttttttttacatatttcgaaAGTATAATACCCAAAGAATATACTGACCAAAGGAAAAcccgaaataatcaatatttgCGGAGTTATCGCATATAGTGTAGAGCGGAGCGACAGCGTGCGGTCAGGTAGCGAGTCGGGCGCTCGGACCGTTAGAGGCGGAGCAACCTTCACATCACAATGCTCCCTTatctacctttttttttgaccaggCGGAtgtttcgagaaattttataaaggggACATTATAGATATATCCATATAGCGTGAAACGGTAGGTATACGGAACGAAACGTCGCCCGAAAAACAGATTCagtttcgtttgaaattttgtcacGAACGGCCGAGTTTACCAAAGTAAAATGCCAAACTATCCGAAAGGAACGCGAGGCTATATAGCCCGAAAATGTGCTTTTTGAGGAAGAAGAAGGTCTGCTGTACGCGCCTGGCATCGCTGATTAATCGGTAAGTCACTACAATCACTAGTTTTCACAtgttgaaactttgaacgcgatTATCTCGAAACAACATTTTAAAAAACTACTCGTGTTGTAGCTCCAAAAGTTATCGACCGATTTCGATGAAGTTTTGGGAGATCACACTCAGTGATATTATCGGAAGGATGTACCTAAAGTTCGAAAGGTAGCGCGTAAATAAATACCTTTTTAGGGGTCGAGTATGTCGaaaaaaaggtcgaaaattcgACCCTTAGAATAAAAAGGCtcccaaattttcaattttgcactTTGTCATCATTTTTTAGGTACATCCTTCCCCTTAATATGTCAATAAACGAATAACACTGGTTAAATCTTTTTCAGATCAACAGCAAGAGAGTGACAACTGCAGCACTTTTCGATGTCACGGAAAATAGGCGTCCCAAGACCCTTCATaacgccgccattttgtgtatgatcgcaacaaaaaaaattgtttctcaccTTGAATGCCTCAATAAAAttatgttgaaatttgaaaattataagataattttttcccctctaaAAAAATCACCGAAAAATACCTATTTTTCACGCGTCCAAAGGGATGTCTCCccttaaatcgaatctgaaaccaaaaattttcggctgcaaagatgaaaaaagtgaGGCTGACCCATTTGCATTTCTGGCGAAAAtcttggcgattttgaaaagtgctggaatcaattctttcgggcgctattccgacgtaattttgcgagaaaaatcgattgggcacagtcccaatacgctgcgatcaacgcatcgaaagttacggccaaaaaacgaaaacctgaattttcgacatttttcagcaggtgctatttccttcgtcatttctctgctgttgatcccacgctcttttcgctgcgttttctgagttcgttggggtccaattggtcgagcaagagtcatacgaatcaattctgagacgaaaaattttttggtcaaaaaaaaaggaaggttaacccctttgtatttttggcgaaaattttcgcgattttgaaaagtgctggaatcaattctttcaggcactactccgacgtaattttgcgagaaaaatcgattgggcacagtcccaatacgctgcgatcaacgcatcggaagttacagccaaaaaacgaaaacctgaattttcgacatttttcagcaggtgctatttccttcgtcatttctctgctgttgatcccacgctcttttcgctgcgttttctgagttcgttggggtccaattggtcgagcaagagtcatacgaatcaattctgagacgaaaaattttttggtcaaaaaaaaaggaaggttaacccctttgtatttttggcgaaaattttcgcgattttgaaaagtgctggaatcaattctttcaggcactactccgacgtaattttgcgagaaaaatcgattgggcacagtcccaatacgctgcgatcaacgcatcggaagttacagccaaaaaacgaaaacctgaattttcgacatttttcagcaggtgctatttccttcgtcatttctctgctgttgatcccacgctcttttcgctgcgttttctgagttcgttggggtccaattggtcgagcaagagtcatacgaatcaattctgagacgaaaaattttttggtcaaaaaaaaaggaaggttaacccctttgtatttttggcgaaaattttcgcgattttgaaaagtgctggaatcaattctttcaggcactactccgacgtaattttgcgagaaaaatcgattgggcacagtcccaatacgctgcgatcaacgcatcggaagttacagccaaaaaacgaaaacctgaattttcgacatttttcagcaggtgcttttttcttcgtcatttttctgctgttgatcccacgctcttttcgctgcgttttctgagttccttggggtccaattggtcgggcaagagtcagacgaatcaattctgagacgaaaaattttttggtaaaaaaaaaggaaggttaacccctttgtatttttagcgaaaattttcgcgattttgaaaagtgctggaatcaattctttcaggcactattccaacgtaattttgcgagaaaaatcgattgggcacagtcccaatacgctgcgatcaacgcatcggaagttacagctaaaaaacgaaaacctgaattttcgacatttttcagcaggtgcttttttcttcgtcatttctctgctgttgatcccacgctcttttcgctgcgttttctgagttccttagggtccaattggtcgggcgagagtcatacgaatcaattctgagacgaaaaattttttggtcaaaaaaaaaggaaggttaacccctttgtatttttggcgaaaattttcgcgattctgaaaagtgctggaatcaattctttcaggcactattccaacgtaactttgcgagaaaaatcgagtgggcacagtcccaatacgctgcgatcaacgcatcgaaagttacggccaaaaaacgaaaacctgaatattcgacatttttcagcaggtgctatttccttcgtcatttctctgctgttgatcccacgctcttttcgctgcgttttctgagttcgttggggtccaattggtcgagcaagagtcatacgaatcaattctgagacgaaaaattttttggtcaaaaaaaaaggaaggttaacccctttgtatttttggcgaaaattttcgcgattttgaaaagtgctggaatcaattctttcaggcactactccgacgtaattttgcgagaaaaatcgattgtgcacagtcccaatacgctgcgatcaacgcatcggaagt includes the following:
- the LOC107218089 gene encoding uncharacterized protein LOC107218089 yields the protein MFTILISTYWYLWAAVLAGLAITAVCACWFWKHYATGSIEDGSSSDRTSAASCYLPPHYSRCSSFFQALPPPYNEVTSKPDLYPLVIGYDEGIGKSTSGLVMRYFRSLSHASTLDSLSSSFMCNVVNEANTIIPPPYSCNNSIDELSTVECSRGPNLNGGSIISLANHRTTSDISSLAAQSPCSPPRATTPTIEVRELLDKIHQLPAQFPHEPNVNVLTTQNRPQMLDSLSSFGALTRPLSPGELVAFRPRRARGKMYMPLGLPSSRSKSKRWLSRSAPTTPCGTAPPPLLPGQNRRPSQVENKSIDYQGVPLLSEQDEEPQQV